The genomic region TCGTCGAACCCGAGGGCCTCGGCATCTTCGCGGCGAGCGCCGCAGACCAGGCGCCTGACCCCCGACCAGAGGACCGCACCCAGGCACATCGTGCATGGCTCGGTACTGGTCACCAGTTCGTAGCCGGGCGGCCCCTCGCCGCCGAGGTCGTAATTTTCAACCATCTGCTGGGCGACCATGCAGGCCACCACCTCGGCATGGGCGGCCGAGCAGTTGGCCGGCTCGACCAGGTTGACCCCCGGAGCGAGCAGAGTGCCGCGGCGCCGGTCAAAGACAGCCGCCGCGAAGGGCCCGCCGGTCCCTTTCCGCACGTTCTCCCGGGCCAACTCCACCACGAGGCCCATGCGCTCTTCCTCCGAGGCAAAGACGTGCTCCGGCGCCGGAAGGGCGGCCTCGACCCACCCGGGAAGCTGCAGCTGAACGTGCAAAAAACGCATAAACGGCCTTTCAACTGGGGGATATACCCCACATCAACCCAATCGCCCCCCATTAAAGGACCCGCCATGAGGTCCGTTTCCGGGCACCCAACATACCCCCATTGTCTCCAGAGAACCAAGAAAAATCAGCCGATAACGGGGCCATCCCCCCCCCTCGGGGCGCCCACCGGGAGAAGAGCACCCGCCTCAAGGCCTTTTTGGCAGTCTTCTTGCTTATTTTAAGCTTGCGAGAATCCGATCCTCGGCCGTACCCGGGGGAAACAGCCACAGAAAAGACCGATCGCACAAGACCATGTCCGAGACCCCAGCAGAAACGACTTCCGTCAGCGCCTCCCCGGATGCCCTCTTAAAGCACCGGCGCATGGCCGGCGCCCTCAAGGAGAGCCGGGAGCGGCTGACCACCGTCCTGACCACGCTGCCGGCGGGCATCCTGGTCATAGACATCGAGACCCACCGCATCGTCGACGCCAACCCCAAGGCCCTGGAGATGATCGGCGCCCTGCGGG from Desulfuromonas sp. harbors:
- a CDS encoding deaminase, whose protein sequence is MRFLHVQLQLPGWVEAALPAPEHVFASEEERMGLVVELARENVRKGTGGPFAAAVFDRRRGTLLAPGVNLVEPANCSAAHAEVVACMVAQQMVENYDLGGEGPPGYELVTSTEPCTMCLGAVLWSGVRRLVCGARREDAEALGFDEGPRPQDWVEELARRGIAVRREVLREEAAEVLREYARAGGTIYGPRDGPVPRQ